The Labeo rohita strain BAU-BD-2019 chromosome 19, IGBB_LRoh.1.0, whole genome shotgun sequence genome window below encodes:
- the si:dkey-154b15.1 gene encoding uncharacterized protein si:dkey-154b15.1, with product MDVKGMVIEVNGLPDVYLSDKMIDKLTMHFLKPSNYGGEVLIVIYPTSEKGQAYVVFESEEVPGVLEHNHVLELDSRFYPLNVKKMHQPKLDMPAEAVLDVRMFSSQKRVRKILHNHGFQVTEISPGQLRLEGTFLNLKRIRPQLMKLLVLSLQETHQQRTPTYYTNGYSSDSVLRTSDYESRSHSSSRHSHNNGQSKYAVGGRPPSGINSRSPESSNRQSLMQVAFPLDVSLSADSSFSSPSRSYEDSSTSTRRRNPSSPRKTEDSFPVDPYMWEYIMHFKKDFVEKIESDHHTHINHADDSGVVMVKLWGGSFKEAGKELREFVQKISSSLRTQEIDLNKHDISQRRLIAKNASSFQKIYNVLIRQEDNIIKVVGSSKDSYEAKEKLLGQEVGNALPRHFTMNILRRSKSLPRQKTRTREENLDFVGNPDVLPSQKTKTTDKNPDLGQSPDALYATTVSSSSASHSRTDSQLQREVEQERGRTATKSTAQRGRAQSTSQLQNKNKNKVKQELPTYDQQDLPSSHEVQTSKQKPKIKASLTPVNNFLHKIKSSPFSK from the exons ATGGACGTGAAGGGAATGGTTATTGAGGTAAATGGACTTCCAGACGTCTACCTCAGTGATAAAATGATTGACAAATTAACCATGCACTTTCTGAAGCCCAGTAACTATGGCGGAGAAGTTTTAATAGTGATTTATCCCACTTCCGAAAAAGGCCAGGCTTATGTTGTTTTTGAATCAGAAGAAG TACCAGGAGTCTTGGAACATAATCATGTTTTGGAACTGGATAGTCGGTTTTACCCACTGAATGTTAAAAAGATGCATCAGCCTAAg TTGGACATGCCAGCCGAAGCAGTCCTCGATGTAAGGATGTTCTCTAGTCAGAAAAGAGTCCGAAAGATTCTTCATAACCATGGCTTTCAGGTGACAGAGATCAGCCCAGGACAGCTGCGTTTGGAGGGAACCTTTCTTAACCTAAAACGCATCCGTCCTCAACTCATGAAACTTCTGGTTCTGAGTCTTCAAGAAACCCACCAGCAGAGAACACCTACATATTACACTAATGGCTACTCCTCAGACTCTGTCTTGAGAACTAGTGACTATGAATCTAGATCTCACTCTTCATCGAGGCACAGTCACAACAATGGCCAGTCAAAGTATGCTGTGGGTGGAAGACCACCTTCTGGAATAAACTCAAGATCCCCAGAGTCCTCAAACAGGCAGTCACTCATGCAGGTTGCCTTTCCACTGGATGTTAGTTTAAGTGCAGATAGTTCCTTTAGCAGTCCCAGCAGGAGCTATGAGGATTCCAGCACAAGCACTCGACGGCGGAATCCCTCGTCTCCCAGGAAAACTGAGGATTCTTTCCCTGTGGACCCATATATGTGGGAATATATAATGCACTTCAAGAAAGATTTTGTTGAAAAAATAGAATCTGATCACCACACTCATATTAACCATGCAGATGATTCAGGGGTTGTTATGGTTAAACTTTGGGGAGGATCCTTTAAAGAAGCAGGTAAAGAATTGCGTGAATTCGTGCAGAAGATCTCCTCATCTCTACGCACACAAGAAATAGACCTGAATAAACATGACATCAGTCAAAGAAGACTTATTGCTAAGAATGCTTCCTCATTCCAAAAAATCTATAATGTTTTGATTAGGCAGGAAGATAACATTATTAAAGTGGTGGGGTCATCAAAAGACAGTTACGAAGCGAAGGAAAAGCTTCTTGGACAGGAGGTTGGCAATGCTCTGCCAAGACACTTTACAATGAACATTCTGCGACGCAGCAAGTCTTTGCCAAgacaaaaaacaagaacaagagAAGAGAACCTGGACTTTGTAGGAAACCCTGATGTTTTGCCAAGCCAAAAAACAAAGACCACAGACAAGAACCCAGACTTAGGACAAAGTCCTGATGCCCTGTACGCTACTACTGTTAGTAGCTCCTCTGCCTCACATTCCCGAACAGATTCTCAGTTGCAGCGAGAGGTAGAACAGGAAAGAGGCCGCACGGCCACTAAATCCACTGCACAACGTGGCAGGGCACAGAGCACTTCTCaattacagaacaaaaataaaaacaaagttaaACAAGAGCTGCCAACTTATGATCAGCAGGATTTGCCATCCTCTCATGAAGTTCAGACATCTAAACAAAAGCCTAAAATAAAAGCTTCTCTTACACCTGTTAATAATTTTCTTCACAAAATCAAATCTTCACCCTTTTCGAAATGA